A single Microbacterium protaetiae DNA region contains:
- a CDS encoding SDR family NAD(P)-dependent oxidoreductase: MTFTGNGCAGRVVVITGGGTGIGAAVAERYAAEGAHVVVVGRRREPLEHVASSVGGRVIVADAADTAAARDAVAQVLARFGRLDVLVANAGGHGFAPVGETDDAAWDQALRANLTTAFVMARECLPALVESKGQIVIVSSLAGLFAGPSVAGYTVGKHALIGLTRTLARDYGKAGVRVNAVCPGWVQTPMADEEMDEFAEQAGLASREDGYAAVTADVPLGRPAAPAEIASIVRFLGSGESSYVTGAVLVADGGAHIVDVPTLAFDHAGM, from the coding sequence ATGACGTTCACAGGCAACGGTTGCGCAGGGCGCGTGGTCGTGATCACCGGCGGCGGCACGGGCATCGGCGCCGCGGTCGCCGAGCGGTATGCGGCGGAGGGGGCGCACGTGGTGGTCGTCGGCCGTCGGCGCGAGCCGCTCGAGCACGTGGCATCCAGCGTCGGAGGCAGGGTGATCGTCGCCGACGCCGCCGACACGGCCGCCGCCCGCGACGCAGTCGCCCAGGTGTTGGCGCGATTCGGGCGTCTCGATGTGCTGGTCGCCAATGCGGGCGGGCACGGCTTCGCCCCGGTCGGCGAGACCGACGACGCTGCATGGGATCAGGCGCTGCGCGCCAACCTCACCACCGCGTTCGTCATGGCCCGTGAGTGCCTGCCGGCGCTGGTCGAGTCGAAGGGGCAGATAGTGATCGTCTCGTCGCTCGCGGGTCTTTTCGCCGGCCCGTCGGTGGCGGGATACACCGTGGGCAAGCACGCCCTTATCGGCCTGACCCGCACTCTGGCCCGCGACTACGGGAAGGCCGGAGTCCGCGTGAACGCCGTGTGCCCCGGATGGGTGCAGACCCCGATGGCAGACGAGGAGATGGATGAGTTCGCCGAGCAGGCAGGTCTCGCCTCCCGCGAGGACGGCTACGCCGCCGTCACCGCGGATGTGCCACTGGGCCGGCCCGCTGCTCCCGCCGAGATCGCCTCGATCGTGCGATTCCTCGGCTCGGGGGAGTCGTCGTACGTGACCGGAGCCGTGCTCGTCGCCGACGGCGGCGCGCACATCGTCGACGTCCCCACGCTGGCCTTCGACCACGCCGGGATGTAA
- a CDS encoding MoaF C-terminal domain-containing protein, giving the protein MTDTTTDPALDEWRTYDDFSAGIDTYRLPNTSLAGTALTITLDDGSRIRLAFDEDAVAWSATGAIEVPEGTRDPYDAVAVREDVVFVNLPLESREREALTLVYSTATHRALAVVSHIDDEEVEGTPRVSQRFFAGVTDRGEPTGEAPGPSRDLIGKRNVYRYSPHHLYEHVYISSQRYAWQCLEGVQRGHGDMDLSTVWRFADGLYLFCFREFRIAVASVWLHDLGYQLMTTGVFLGLNGEGRAEHSRGGGHIYPLGSVSYPDAQPI; this is encoded by the coding sequence ATGACCGACACCACGACCGACCCCGCGCTCGACGAATGGCGCACCTACGACGACTTCTCGGCCGGGATCGACACTTATCGCCTGCCGAACACCTCGCTGGCCGGCACCGCCCTGACCATCACGCTCGACGACGGGTCGCGCATCCGGCTCGCCTTCGATGAGGATGCCGTGGCCTGGTCGGCGACGGGAGCGATCGAGGTGCCCGAGGGCACCCGCGATCCGTACGATGCCGTAGCCGTGCGCGAGGACGTCGTGTTCGTGAACCTTCCGTTGGAAAGCCGCGAGCGCGAGGCGCTCACGCTCGTGTACTCGACGGCGACGCACCGTGCACTGGCCGTCGTGTCGCACATCGACGATGAAGAGGTCGAGGGCACCCCCCGCGTCTCGCAACGATTCTTCGCCGGTGTCACCGACCGAGGCGAGCCGACCGGCGAGGCGCCCGGCCCCAGCCGCGACCTCATCGGCAAGCGCAACGTCTATCGGTACAGCCCGCACCACCTGTACGAGCACGTGTACATCTCCAGCCAGCGCTATGCCTGGCAGTGCCTCGAGGGCGTACAGCGCGGGCACGGCGACATGGACCTGTCGACGGTGTGGCGCTTCGCCGACGGGCTGTATCTGTTCTGCTTCCGCGAGTTCCGCATCGCGGTGGCCAGCGTCTGGCTGCACGACCTCGGCTACCAGCTGATGACCACCGGCGTCTTCCTGGGGCTGAACGGCGAGGGCCGCGCCGAGCACTCCCGCGGCGGCGGACACATCTACCCCCTCGGCTCGGTGTCGTACCCCGACGCCCAGCCGATCTGA
- a CDS encoding ABC transporter permease subunit: protein MIQGALAGLAAGGLYAVLGVCLTLMSRLVRVVNFAQAATGMFGAFCAVWLVTHAGFPVWAATLIGVVIGGALAAAIGWIAATWLSEADVTTRSAMTVGPLLLLISLSFILFGNKPQPFAPIIAGPAFHIGGVVVSQVTVATVGMAVVIAVAVHVLLTRTSMGTQLRALSERPTTAELLGIRSRPLSIAVWFTTGIISALVIIIIAPSQSNDATSLAMLIVPAAAAALLGGFRRLDLTVVGGLVLGMLGGLVAQIDQVSLVRNFLPFLFIVVLLLWSQRKEVWDAAR, encoded by the coding sequence ATGATCCAAGGTGCTCTGGCGGGCCTGGCAGCCGGCGGGCTGTATGCCGTCCTCGGCGTGTGCCTGACCCTCATGTCACGGCTGGTCCGCGTGGTGAACTTCGCCCAGGCCGCCACCGGCATGTTCGGCGCTTTCTGCGCAGTATGGCTGGTCACCCACGCCGGCTTCCCGGTGTGGGCGGCGACACTGATCGGCGTCGTGATCGGTGGTGCGCTGGCCGCGGCGATCGGCTGGATCGCCGCGACCTGGCTGAGCGAGGCCGACGTCACGACCCGGTCGGCGATGACGGTCGGCCCACTGCTGCTGCTCATCTCGCTCTCGTTCATCCTGTTCGGGAACAAGCCGCAGCCGTTCGCCCCCATCATCGCCGGGCCCGCGTTCCACATCGGCGGCGTCGTGGTCAGCCAGGTCACCGTCGCCACGGTCGGAATGGCCGTGGTCATCGCCGTCGCCGTGCACGTGCTGCTGACGCGCACCTCAATGGGCACCCAGCTGCGCGCCCTGTCGGAGCGGCCGACCACCGCCGAACTGCTCGGCATCAGGTCGCGGCCGCTGTCGATAGCCGTGTGGTTCACCACCGGGATCATCAGCGCCCTCGTGATCATCATCATCGCCCCGTCACAGTCCAACGACGCGACGAGCCTGGCGATGCTGATCGTCCCCGCGGCGGCGGCCGCACTGCTGGGCGGCTTCCGGCGCCTGGACCTGACCGTCGTCGGGGGCCTCGTGCTGGGCATGCTCGGAGGCCTGGTCGCCCAGATCGACCAGGTGTCGCTCGTGCGCAACTTCCTGCCGTTCCTGTTCATCGTGGTGCTGCTGCTCTGGTCGCAGCGCAAGGAGGTGTGGGATGCGGCTCGCTGA
- a CDS encoding ABC transporter ATP-binding protein encodes MSEHLTLDDVTVSRGAGPVISDVSLSVRPGEITALVGPNGAGKTSLIESISGVIAHSGGQIRIGDEPIGKLSRVARARRGIVHIEQGRAVFPSLTVRENLSLTARSDAEARAALEHFPELEKRWDAPTALLSGGEQQMVVLARAFAARPRFLLIDEMSLGLAPVVFTRLLPIVSTLAESGVGVLLVEQFTNLALGLAGDALVVAGGRVTYQGSAQRLREDPAILHEAYLGRAA; translated from the coding sequence ATGAGCGAACACCTGACTCTCGACGATGTCACCGTCAGCCGTGGTGCCGGGCCTGTGATCTCCGACGTGAGCCTCTCGGTGCGGCCGGGAGAGATCACCGCCCTGGTCGGCCCGAACGGGGCCGGCAAGACGAGCCTCATCGAGTCGATCTCGGGCGTCATCGCCCACTCCGGCGGGCAGATCCGCATCGGCGACGAGCCGATCGGAAAGTTGTCACGTGTGGCGCGTGCCCGGCGGGGAATCGTGCACATCGAGCAGGGCCGGGCCGTCTTTCCGTCGCTGACCGTGCGCGAGAACCTCTCGCTGACGGCACGCAGCGATGCGGAGGCGCGTGCGGCGCTCGAGCACTTCCCCGAGTTGGAGAAGCGGTGGGATGCCCCGACCGCGCTGCTTTCAGGCGGCGAGCAGCAGATGGTGGTGCTGGCGCGGGCCTTCGCCGCCCGGCCGCGGTTCCTGCTCATCGATGAGATGAGTCTGGGTCTGGCGCCGGTGGTGTTCACGCGCCTGTTGCCGATCGTGTCGACGCTGGCCGAGTCGGGGGTCGGGGTGCTGCTGGTCGAGCAGTTCACGAACCTGGCGCTCGGCCTGGCCGGCGATGCGCTCGTGGTCGCCGGCGGGCGAGTCACCTACCAGGGCTCCGCGCAGCGGCTGCGCGAAGACCCGGCCATCCTCCACGAGGCCTACCTGGGCCGGGCGGCGTAG
- a CDS encoding SDR family NAD(P)-dependent oxidoreductase, producing MDLRIRSRAALITGAAGGIGRAVARALAAEGVRLALVDRDEAAVRDAVSAVLADAAAPAPTVVRPLVADVTDEAALDAAVQRAGELLDGLDLLVVCAGISGPVGTPLAQTPASAWDAVMNVNARGAFLALRAAVPLLRRSDAASVVMISSDSAFVAAPGMAPYCASKAAVLQLARAAAVELRGDGIRVNAICPSVVDTPMSRGDLGLRDGFGGQDYPVQSADEIAAQVAFLCSPASRPIDGAGLVSDFGYSAGSGFPA from the coding sequence ATGGACCTGCGCATCCGCTCGCGTGCGGCGCTGATCACCGGCGCCGCGGGAGGGATCGGCCGTGCCGTGGCGCGCGCCCTGGCAGCCGAGGGCGTGCGCCTCGCCCTCGTCGACCGCGATGAAGCTGCGGTGCGGGATGCCGTGAGTGCGGTGCTCGCAGACGCGGCGGCCCCAGCACCCACCGTCGTGCGCCCCCTCGTCGCTGACGTGACCGACGAGGCGGCGCTGGACGCCGCCGTGCAGCGCGCGGGCGAACTCCTAGACGGACTCGATCTGCTCGTGGTGTGCGCCGGGATCTCCGGACCGGTCGGCACGCCGCTGGCGCAGACCCCGGCGTCGGCGTGGGATGCGGTCATGAACGTGAACGCGCGCGGCGCGTTCCTCGCCCTGCGCGCGGCCGTGCCGCTGCTGCGTCGCTCGGACGCGGCATCCGTCGTGATGATCTCCAGCGACTCGGCGTTCGTCGCCGCTCCCGGGATGGCCCCGTACTGCGCCTCGAAGGCTGCCGTGCTACAGCTGGCGCGTGCGGCCGCGGTCGAGCTGCGGGGGGACGGGATCCGGGTGAACGCGATCTGCCCGTCGGTCGTGGACACCCCGATGAGCCGCGGTGACCTGGGCCTTCGCGATGGCTTCGGCGGGCAGGATTATCCGGTGCAGAGCGCCGACGAGATCGCGGCGCAGGTCGCGTTCCTGTGCTCGCCGGCCTCGCGGCCGATCGACGGCGCGGGGCTGGTCAGCGACTTCGGCTACAGTGCAGGCTCGGGATTCCCGGCCTGA
- a CDS encoding nuclear transport factor 2 family protein: MSNADIIRAHYAASDRGDLEGMLAPFAAEVRWTEAAGFPYAGTYVGPQAVAENVFGRIQEDWDDYTVAIDEIVDGGDVVVGIGTYSGTYKKTGRFFAARVAHVWRLEDGRVQEFEQFCDTELVGRALRD, encoded by the coding sequence ATGAGCAACGCCGACATCATCCGCGCCCACTACGCGGCATCCGATCGTGGCGACCTCGAGGGGATGCTGGCGCCCTTCGCCGCCGAGGTCCGGTGGACCGAAGCCGCCGGATTCCCCTACGCCGGCACCTACGTCGGCCCGCAGGCGGTGGCCGAAAACGTGTTCGGGCGCATCCAGGAGGACTGGGACGACTACACCGTCGCCATCGATGAGATCGTCGACGGCGGCGATGTCGTGGTCGGGATCGGCACCTACTCGGGCACGTACAAGAAAACCGGGCGGTTCTTCGCCGCCCGCGTCGCGCACGTGTGGCGTCTGGAAGACGGCCGCGTGCAGGAATTCGAGCAGTTCTGTGACACCGAGCTGGTCGGGCGCGCGCTGCGCGACTGA
- a CDS encoding ABC transporter substrate-binding protein, giving the protein MKKKLMAAAALAVAGALALGGCAGAGSDAGGDIVVGSVNTKSGAATFPEASQAAAAVFDAFNAAGGLDGRKIDYKALDDKGDPATATAAARELVGSDEAVALVGSASLIECELNAKYYAQEGILSIPGIGVDTGCFDSDNISPANVGPFNDMTLTLLYGSEELGLTDICVLLEIAGSTRPTYQAAIDRWTAITGKNPLYIDDTVPYGASDYTPYIVKARDKGCKALAINPVEPDAIGQVKAANAQGWDDVTWLYLTSVYSENFAKAISNAGAGIYVPAEFYPFTEDNDINREWRDLMTKNDIPLTAFSQGGFLAAKHFITVLKTMKGDITRETVSKALQEMEPIENPMIGTPYHFGVDNTAGWPIVLGSGTHAWEKVADDWFRIPEN; this is encoded by the coding sequence ATGAAGAAGAAGCTGATGGCTGCGGCGGCGCTGGCCGTCGCCGGCGCGCTGGCGCTGGGCGGCTGCGCCGGAGCCGGCTCCGACGCCGGCGGCGACATCGTCGTCGGATCGGTCAACACCAAGAGCGGGGCTGCGACGTTCCCGGAGGCCTCACAGGCCGCCGCGGCCGTCTTCGACGCGTTCAACGCCGCCGGCGGGCTCGACGGTCGCAAGATCGACTACAAGGCGCTCGATGACAAGGGGGACCCGGCGACGGCGACCGCCGCGGCGCGCGAACTGGTGGGCAGCGACGAAGCCGTCGCGCTCGTGGGCAGCGCCAGCCTCATCGAGTGCGAGCTGAACGCGAAGTACTACGCGCAGGAGGGCATCCTCTCCATCCCAGGGATCGGGGTGGACACCGGCTGCTTCGACAGCGACAACATCTCGCCCGCCAACGTCGGCCCGTTCAACGACATGACCCTCACCCTGCTGTACGGGTCGGAGGAGCTCGGACTCACCGACATCTGCGTGCTGCTGGAGATCGCGGGGTCGACGCGACCGACGTACCAGGCCGCGATCGATCGGTGGACCGCCATCACCGGCAAGAACCCGCTGTACATCGACGACACCGTTCCGTACGGGGCCAGCGATTACACCCCGTACATCGTGAAGGCGCGGGACAAGGGCTGCAAGGCTCTCGCGATCAACCCGGTCGAGCCCGATGCGATCGGTCAGGTCAAGGCCGCCAACGCTCAGGGCTGGGATGACGTGACATGGCTGTATCTGACCAGCGTCTACAGCGAGAACTTCGCGAAGGCGATCAGCAATGCCGGTGCCGGCATCTACGTGCCGGCCGAGTTCTATCCGTTCACCGAGGACAACGACATCAACCGGGAATGGCGCGACCTCATGACGAAGAACGACATTCCGCTGACGGCGTTCAGTCAGGGCGGCTTCCTGGCCGCGAAGCACTTCATCACCGTGCTCAAGACGATGAAGGGCGATATCACGCGCGAGACCGTGAGCAAGGCGTTGCAGGAGATGGAGCCCATCGAGAACCCGATGATCGGCACGCCCTACCACTTCGGCGTCGACAACACTGCGGGATGGCCGATCGTGCTGGGGAGCGGCACCCACGCGTGGGAGAAGGTCGCCGACGACTGGTTCCGCATCCCGGAGAACTGA
- a CDS encoding molybdenum cofactor biosynthesis F family protein, whose translation MTESTNLSDTSTWLPLDGLAPGFDANKAPLSDALVGRTLTVVDDRGTRIAHTFGSGSVSWVYKPGESDPTEPAAQTDACEVFEVDEDLYYAQFHHDYLPNEAVSLFLDLRSGYALAVVSIIGEAAPGHTAVQQLFAPSRIEELAQTGAAPAPTIELIGRRAMWVYSSEHTYEHIYLTPHWYTWQCLAGPEQGLADTDEQTTWRLRPGIYVFAWREKVIPCASVTVADHRDQRSLRSHGVLFGLDEAGTSQTHFTFGAFGRLLSNTVHPAEYDPALRDAADAGASEGTN comes from the coding sequence GTGACCGAATCCACCAACCTCTCCGACACCAGCACCTGGTTGCCGCTGGACGGGCTGGCCCCCGGCTTCGACGCCAACAAGGCACCCCTCTCTGACGCGCTGGTCGGCCGCACCCTCACCGTGGTCGACGACCGCGGCACCCGCATCGCGCACACCTTCGGCTCAGGCTCGGTCTCGTGGGTGTACAAGCCGGGCGAGTCCGACCCGACCGAGCCCGCCGCCCAGACCGACGCGTGCGAGGTGTTCGAGGTCGACGAGGATCTGTACTACGCCCAGTTCCACCACGACTACCTGCCGAACGAGGCGGTCTCACTCTTCCTCGACCTGCGCAGCGGGTACGCGCTCGCGGTGGTCAGCATCATCGGCGAGGCCGCGCCCGGCCACACCGCCGTGCAGCAGCTCTTCGCCCCGAGCCGGATCGAGGAGCTCGCCCAGACCGGTGCCGCCCCGGCTCCCACGATCGAGCTCATCGGTCGCCGCGCCATGTGGGTCTACTCCAGCGAGCACACCTACGAGCACATCTACCTCACGCCGCACTGGTACACCTGGCAGTGCCTGGCCGGCCCCGAGCAGGGCCTGGCCGACACCGACGAGCAGACCACCTGGCGCCTGCGGCCGGGTATCTACGTGTTCGCGTGGCGCGAGAAGGTCATTCCCTGCGCCTCGGTGACCGTCGCCGACCACCGCGACCAGCGCTCGCTCCGCTCGCACGGCGTGCTGTTCGGCCTCGACGAGGCCGGCACCTCGCAGACCCATTTCACCTTCGGCGCGTTCGGACGGCTGCTCTCGAACACGGTGCACCCCGCCGAGTACGACCCGGCGCTGCGGGATGCCGCGGATGCGGGCGCGTCCGAGGGGACGAACTGA
- a CDS encoding zinc-dependent alcohol dehydrogenase → MPRRSGIRQQRSPAVVTVVPETTRQVVFPTRENIAVQTVPVPRPGPDDVLVRVALVGICATDLHLLAGHIGDPFPLVPGHEFVGEVAAIGERAAETRRLRTGDHVAVEMLLPCRSCARCREGRYNLCESDDMATGLSRGRQYGVNIPQTVAPGLWGGYAEYLHAPAEAVIHRLPPELPFERAVLVEPLAVAHRAIARGGVGPGDGVVVIGPGPVGILTAAAARAAGAGRVVVVGTRTERLDLARRFGADAVVNARETADVTASVIDALGGERPDVVIEIAGVAAAQQDAVRLVRRGGRVVLAGACGADAPVTFRADEELLTREPDILPSFLSAGGFEPAIALLARGEFPFEDLVTHRFGLAETTAAFDTVRERRDGVLKAVLDPWKKENR, encoded by the coding sequence ATGCCGCGCCGAAGCGGCATCCGGCAGCAGAGGAGTCCCGCCGTCGTGACCGTTGTGCCCGAAACCACTCGCCAGGTCGTCTTCCCCACGCGCGAGAACATCGCCGTGCAGACGGTGCCGGTGCCACGTCCCGGTCCCGACGACGTATTGGTACGCGTCGCCCTGGTCGGCATCTGCGCCACCGATCTGCACCTGCTGGCCGGGCACATCGGCGATCCGTTCCCGCTTGTTCCCGGGCATGAGTTCGTCGGTGAGGTCGCCGCGATCGGCGAGCGCGCGGCCGAGACCCGTCGGCTGCGCACCGGCGACCACGTCGCCGTCGAGATGCTGTTGCCGTGCCGCTCCTGCGCCCGCTGCCGGGAGGGCCGCTACAACCTGTGCGAGAGCGACGACATGGCCACGGGCTTGTCGCGCGGGCGCCAGTACGGCGTGAACATCCCGCAGACGGTGGCGCCCGGCCTGTGGGGCGGATACGCCGAGTACCTGCACGCACCGGCTGAGGCGGTCATTCATCGACTACCCCCTGAGCTGCCCTTCGAGCGAGCGGTGCTGGTCGAGCCGCTCGCCGTCGCCCACCGCGCGATCGCGCGCGGCGGGGTCGGGCCGGGCGACGGCGTGGTCGTGATCGGACCGGGCCCGGTCGGCATCCTCACCGCCGCCGCAGCCCGCGCCGCCGGGGCCGGCCGCGTCGTCGTCGTGGGCACACGCACCGAGCGGCTGGACCTGGCTCGACGCTTCGGCGCCGACGCCGTCGTGAATGCCCGCGAGACCGCCGACGTGACGGCATCGGTCATCGATGCCCTCGGCGGAGAGCGCCCCGATGTCGTGATCGAGATCGCCGGTGTCGCCGCGGCACAGCAGGACGCGGTGCGCCTGGTGCGCCGCGGCGGCCGCGTCGTTCTCGCCGGGGCCTGCGGGGCGGATGCACCGGTGACGTTCCGCGCCGACGAAGAGCTGCTCACCCGCGAGCCCGACATCCTGCCCAGTTTCCTGTCGGCAGGCGGCTTCGAGCCCGCGATCGCTCTGCTCGCGCGCGGCGAGTTTCCCTTCGAAGACCTCGTCACACACCGCTTCGGCCTGGCCGAGACCACCGCCGCGTTCGACACCGTCCGCGAACGCCGCGACGGCGTGCTCAAGGCCGTGCTCGATCCCTGGAAGAAGGAGAACCGATGA
- a CDS encoding ATP-binding cassette domain-containing protein: MRLAERPAVRIGWPIAVGLVAIAVGYALSVGLSGYFVYLAVSAVTAAIAIMGLGIVTGSAGMIALCQLTFAAIGAWVVAALNVAEAPGGFIVWLVIGAAAAGGAGVLVGLPALRLRGVNLAVVTLGFAAAADVTLVQIQFPGSADGVAVLRPDAFSSDREYFFFSILVLAVCGVAVFFLQRGRWGSSWKAVAFSERGTAAAGQSVQTAKLTAFAVSAALGGVSGGLLAGQVGLPFASSFTPLQSLALYILAIMSGAHLIDMAIFGGVLWVLVPELLKRWGVPQDWGFVIFGVLGVQALTSGTNLGQGIRNVWWKRTDRAAAAKRSESTDAAAAASPPVDPVTTTTVATLDPAEATGAPVLVVEGLTVTFGALRALDDVSLEVPAGTIMGLIGPNGAGKSTFVDAISGFLQGHGGRVTLDGRDLSGLSPTRRARLGLRRTFQQDRVPPALTIDAYVRFVARRRLDRQDIDDALAFFGCPPAHTRLSGVDVGTRRLVEVAANMLARPRLLLLDEPAAGLSHEEHLALAARLRDVPSRFGTALIIIEHDLDLVRSVCPRLTVLDFGKVLASGLQDEVLDDPAVMKAYMGETEML; the protein is encoded by the coding sequence ATGCGGCTCGCTGAACGTCCTGCCGTCCGCATCGGCTGGCCGATCGCGGTCGGACTGGTCGCCATCGCCGTCGGGTACGCGCTGAGCGTGGGCCTGAGCGGCTACTTCGTCTACCTGGCCGTCAGCGCCGTGACCGCGGCCATCGCGATCATGGGGCTCGGGATCGTCACCGGTTCGGCCGGCATGATCGCACTGTGCCAGCTCACGTTCGCCGCGATCGGCGCGTGGGTGGTCGCGGCGCTCAACGTCGCCGAGGCACCGGGCGGTTTCATCGTGTGGCTGGTGATCGGCGCGGCTGCCGCCGGTGGCGCGGGCGTGCTCGTCGGCCTGCCCGCGCTGCGACTTCGCGGAGTCAACCTCGCCGTGGTCACCCTCGGGTTCGCGGCCGCCGCTGATGTCACGCTCGTGCAGATCCAGTTTCCGGGGTCGGCCGACGGCGTCGCCGTCCTGCGTCCCGATGCGTTCTCCAGCGACCGGGAGTACTTCTTCTTCAGCATCCTGGTGCTCGCCGTCTGCGGCGTCGCCGTCTTCTTCCTGCAGCGCGGGCGGTGGGGGTCGAGCTGGAAGGCGGTGGCGTTCTCCGAGCGCGGCACGGCCGCCGCGGGGCAGAGCGTGCAGACCGCCAAGCTCACCGCCTTCGCCGTCTCGGCGGCGCTGGGCGGAGTCTCGGGCGGACTGCTCGCCGGGCAGGTGGGCCTGCCGTTCGCGTCGAGCTTCACCCCGCTGCAGTCGCTGGCGCTGTACATCCTCGCGATCATGAGCGGCGCGCATCTGATCGACATGGCGATCTTCGGCGGCGTGCTGTGGGTGCTCGTGCCCGAGCTGCTCAAGAGGTGGGGCGTGCCGCAGGACTGGGGATTCGTCATCTTCGGCGTGCTCGGCGTGCAGGCTCTGACCAGCGGGACGAATCTCGGCCAGGGCATCCGCAATGTGTGGTGGAAGCGCACGGACCGCGCTGCGGCGGCGAAGAGATCAGAGTCGACGGATGCCGCGGCTGCGGCATCCCCGCCTGTCGATCCGGTCACCACCACAACGGTGGCCACGCTCGATCCGGCGGAGGCGACCGGCGCGCCCGTGCTGGTCGTGGAGGGACTGACCGTCACGTTCGGCGCGCTGCGGGCTCTCGATGACGTGTCGCTCGAGGTTCCTGCGGGCACGATCATGGGACTGATCGGGCCCAACGGCGCCGGCAAGTCCACCTTCGTCGATGCGATCAGCGGCTTCCTACAGGGTCACGGCGGCCGGGTCACGCTCGACGGGCGAGACCTGAGTGGGCTCTCGCCCACCCGGCGCGCACGGCTGGGGCTGCGCCGCACCTTCCAGCAGGACCGCGTACCGCCGGCGCTGACCATCGACGCCTACGTGCGCTTCGTCGCACGTAGGCGGCTCGACAGGCAGGACATCGACGACGCCCTGGCGTTCTTCGGCTGCCCACCCGCGCACACGCGACTGTCGGGGGTGGACGTCGGCACGCGCCGGCTCGTCGAGGTGGCGGCCAACATGCTGGCACGGCCGCGACTGCTGCTGCTGGACGAGCCCGCGGCGGGCCTCTCGCACGAGGAACATCTGGCGCTGGCCGCACGGCTGCGCGATGTTCCGTCACGGTTCGGCACCGCGCTGATCATCATCGAGCACGATCTTGATCTGGTGCGCTCGGTCTGCCCACGGCTGACCGTGCTCGACTTCGGCAAGGTGCTCGCGTCGGGGCTGCAAGACGAGGTGCTCGACGACCCCGCCGTGATGAAGGCCTACATGGGCGAGACGGAGATGCTGTGA